Proteins from a single region of Catenulispora acidiphila DSM 44928:
- the mug gene encoding G/U mismatch-specific DNA glycosylase, with protein MARYTPEDLAAANGRTLADVIAPHLNVLFCGINPGLLSALTGHHFARPGNRFWPALHRSGFTPRQLAPHEQDHLITLGLGITNVVPRATAGAAELRAEEYRTGGEALRAKVAEYRPRWLAIVGIGAYRVAFDAPKAVMGRQELTLGETGVWVLPNPSGLNAHYNVDTLAAAYAELRVVVEGEGAAAS; from the coding sequence ATGGCCCGCTACACCCCCGAAGACCTCGCCGCCGCGAACGGCCGCACCCTCGCCGACGTCATCGCCCCCCACCTGAACGTCCTGTTCTGCGGCATCAACCCCGGCCTCCTGTCCGCCCTCACCGGCCACCACTTCGCCCGCCCCGGCAACCGCTTCTGGCCCGCCCTCCACCGCTCCGGCTTCACCCCCCGCCAACTAGCCCCCCACGAGCAAGACCACCTGATCACCCTCGGCCTGGGCATCACCAACGTCGTCCCCCGCGCCACCGCCGGCGCCGCCGAACTACGCGCCGAGGAGTACCGCACCGGCGGCGAGGCACTGCGCGCGAAGGTCGCCGAGTACCGGCCACGCTGGCTAGCGATCGTCGGCATCGGTGCGTACCGAGTCGCCTTCGACGCGCCGAAGGCGGTAATGGGACGTCAGGAGCTCACGCTCGGGGAGACCGGGGTGTGGGTGCTGCCCAATCCCAGCGGCTTGAACGCGCACTACAACGTCGACACGCTCGCCGCGGCGTACGCCGAGCTGCGGGTGGTCGTGGAGGGCGAGGGGGCGGCGGCGTCATAA
- a CDS encoding cytochrome P450 family protein yields MSDLPVLNTSDPAYAHDPYAVLAPIAEAGPVVRTMVDGLAVWLVTGYDEAVEALSSPRMSIDGIKNSGPEAREVFWAGAADRGLQSHMGRMDPPDHTRLRGLVQQTFTPRRVAALEPWIRGIVRERIEAFPSGDAEVDLMAAFALPVPIAVIAELLGIDVAQRSDFRHWADTILQASEQQEQVAAAAEAARRIMEMFAALVAQRRAAVGEVSLDISHEGTLIDGLIRAHDDGDALNERELLSLLFLLLGAGYETTANLIGNGMLTLLSDPARLAAVQADPTLLPVAIEEFLRLDPPVKVVFPRYPLADVELGGALIRAGEPVLVHFSAVSRDERRFNDPSVYRPGRGADRSEPSHLTFGYGLHHCLGAPLARLEARIAFDELLRTYPDIELVGPVEKLRREHSRLFRGLSALPVRLGERAL; encoded by the coding sequence ATGTCTGACCTTCCTGTGCTGAACACGTCCGACCCCGCTTACGCCCACGACCCCTACGCCGTGCTGGCTCCGATCGCCGAGGCCGGGCCGGTCGTCCGGACCATGGTCGACGGGTTGGCGGTATGGCTGGTGACCGGCTACGACGAGGCGGTGGAGGCGTTGTCCTCGCCGCGGATGAGCATCGACGGCATCAAGAACTCCGGGCCGGAGGCGCGCGAGGTGTTCTGGGCCGGCGCCGCGGACCGGGGTTTGCAGTCGCACATGGGACGGATGGATCCGCCGGATCACACGCGGCTGCGCGGTCTGGTGCAGCAGACGTTCACGCCCCGACGTGTCGCGGCGCTGGAGCCGTGGATCCGGGGGATCGTGCGGGAGAGGATCGAGGCGTTTCCCTCCGGCGACGCCGAGGTCGATCTGATGGCCGCCTTCGCCCTGCCGGTGCCGATCGCGGTGATCGCCGAGCTGCTGGGCATCGATGTCGCACAGCGATCCGACTTCCGGCACTGGGCCGACACGATTCTGCAGGCCAGCGAGCAGCAGGAGCAGGTCGCGGCTGCGGCTGAGGCGGCGCGCCGGATCATGGAGATGTTCGCAGCGCTGGTGGCGCAGCGCCGCGCCGCCGTCGGCGAGGTTTCGCTGGACATCTCCCACGAGGGCACGCTGATCGACGGTCTGATCCGAGCCCACGACGACGGCGACGCGCTGAACGAACGCGAGTTGCTCTCCTTGCTGTTCCTGCTGCTCGGCGCGGGGTACGAGACCACCGCCAATCTGATCGGTAACGGCATGCTGACCTTGCTGTCCGACCCCGCACGCCTGGCCGCCGTCCAAGCCGATCCGACCTTGCTGCCGGTGGCGATCGAGGAGTTCCTGCGCCTGGATCCGCCGGTGAAGGTGGTCTTTCCGCGCTATCCGCTGGCTGACGTCGAACTCGGCGGGGCGTTGATCCGCGCCGGCGAGCCGGTGTTGGTGCACTTCAGCGCGGTCAGCCGTGACGAGCGCCGCTTCAACGATCCGTCCGTCTACCGTCCCGGTCGCGGCGCCGACCGTTCCGAGCCGTCGCATCTGACGTTCGGCTACGGACTGCACCACTGTCTCGGCGCCCCGCTGGCGCGACTGGAGGCGCGTATCGCATTCGATGAACTGCTACGGACATATCCGGACATTGAGTTGGTGGGACCGGTCGAGAAGCTGCGGCGGGAGCACAGCCGCCTGTTCCGCGGGCTGTCGGCGCTGCCCGTGCGGCTGGGGGAGAGGGCACTCTGA